The Petrotoga sibirica DSM 13575 nucleotide sequence AGAAAAAGAAATTAAAAAAACTCCTTCTTTTGAGCATTACTACAGCGAAAATCCAACGTCAGAATTAACTGTAAAGGAGTTAGTTTTAAATTTGAGAAATGGGCATAAGTATCTATTTAAAGCCCCATCTGGAGTATATGGAAAGAAAAGGATTGATAGAGCAAGCATTTTATTGATTGAAAAAGTTCAACTAACAAATGAAAAAGTTTTAGACATGGGATGCGGATATGGTGCAATTGGTATATCCTTAAAAAGAGAGTTTCCTGACATTGATCTGTACATGAGTGACATAAACAACAGAGCCGTTGATTTTTCTAAAATAAACGCCAAAAACAACAATGTGAACGCTGTTATCAAACAAGGAAATCTATTCAAACCATGGGAAGGTGAATACTTCGATGTTATTGTCACTAACCCTCCAATAGTTGCAGGTAAAGAAGTATTACATGAACTAATCGAAGAATCATATCTTCACTTAAATGAGAATGGAAGGATATATTTAGTGGCTTACCACAATAAAGGCGGAAAAAGCCTAGAAGATTATATGAAACAAATTTTTGGTAATGTAAAAGAGTTAGAAAAATCCGGTGGTTTTAGAGTTTATCTTTCGATAAAGAGGGTCTAAGATGTTTTTTGGATGCAAAAATCTTTCTTTCAGTTATTATGAAAAAAAAGTACTAACAAATATAAATTTAGACGTTAAGAAAGGTGAGTTTATCGGTTTAGTTGGAAGTAATGGAAGCGGGAAATCTACGCTTCTAAAGCTTCTATGTGGTATCTTATCTCCTCAAGAGGGAG carries:
- a CDS encoding methyltransferase, which encodes MKVDEVIKKVNNDLKPKEKEIKKTPSFEHYYSENPTSELTVKELVLNLRNGHKYLFKAPSGVYGKKRIDRASILLIEKVQLTNEKVLDMGCGYGAIGISLKREFPDIDLYMSDINNRAVDFSKINAKNNNVNAVIKQGNLFKPWEGEYFDVIVTNPPIVAGKEVLHELIEESYLHLNENGRIYLVAYHNKGGKSLEDYMKQIFGNVKELEKSGGFRVYLSIKRV